From Epinephelus lanceolatus isolate andai-2023 chromosome 12, ASM4190304v1, whole genome shotgun sequence, the proteins below share one genomic window:
- the LOC144465131 gene encoding uncharacterized protein LOC144465131 → MAGLFSKSPKRLADAVKEKSTQLKPQTGSLPVYKITLKKEQINVTGCKRFSFGKEVTKPNRTIMVLGATGTGKSTLINGMINYILGVKWEDSFRFKLVDEDQSKSQAHSQTSEVTVYKLNHQEGFKIEHSLTIVDTPGFGDTRGIERDKQITEQLRNLFSAELGVSHIDAVCFVAQAASARLTPTQKYVFDSVLSIFGKDIAENIRVLVTFADGKKPPVLEAIKASGVPCPQTKEGQPLHFKFNNSALFTDNKSSAEGGMSDDDEDESFSKMFWDMGTKSMKRFFAALNVMDTKSLTMTKEVLRERLQLETSVENLQTQVRVGLAKLEELKETTEKLKEHEAEISRNEKFEFEVTVTKPFQKDISGTGNYITNCQQCHVTCHYPCKIPNDADKAGCAAIGPDGKCTQCRGKCYWNVHHNQKYSWEYKEVKEKRTVTELKEKYLKANKEKAPVEALIGKLRAAYDNVHTQVVKFMEMSAQCLNRLKEIALKPDPLSTSEYIDMLIEGEKSEAKPGWKQRVQSLMAMRENAQLMAKVGRGEKLL, encoded by the coding sequence ATGGCTGGACTTTTTTCAAAAAGCCCCAAACGTCTTGCTGATGCTGTTAAAGAAAAAAGCACACAGCTAAAACCCCAGACAGGGTCTCTGCCTGTTTATAAAATTACcctaaaaaaagaacaaatcaaTGTCACAGGGTGCAAGCGTTTCAGTTTCGGGAAAGAAGTAACTAAACCCAATCGCACCATTATGGTTCTCGGAGCCACTGGTACTGGAAAGTCAACTCTCATCAATGGGATGATCAATTACATTCTGGGTGTTAAATGGGAGGATTCATTTCGCTTTAAGTTAGTTGATGAGGATCAGTCAAAATCACAAGCTCACAGTCAGACATCTGAAGTCACTGTGTACAAACTCAACCACCAGGAGGGGTTTAAAATAGAGCACTCACTGACCATTGTTGACACTCCAGGGTTTGGAGATACAAGAGGCAtagaaagagacaaacagatcacagaaCAGCTCCGTAATCTCTTCTCTGCTGAGCTTGGTGTCAGTCACATTGATGCTGTGTGTTTCGTAGCTCAGGCTGCTTCGGCCCGACTCACACcaacacagaaatatgtgttTGATTCTGTGCTCTCAATCTTTGGCAAAGATATTGCAGAAAACATCAGAGTTCTGGTGACGTTTGCAGACGGCAAGAAACCACCAGTTCTTGAGGCAATCAAAGCCTCAGGTGTCCCGTGTCCTCAAACAAAAGAGGGGCAGCCACTTCACTTCAAATTCAATAATTCGGCGTTGTTTACAGACAACAAATCATCTGCAGAAGGTGGCATGAGTGACGATGACGAAGATGAAAGCTTCAGTAAGATGTTTTGGGACATGGGGACAAAAAGCATGAAGAGGTTCTTTGCTGCTTTAAATGTCATGGACACCAAAAGCTTGACCATGACAAAAGAGGTCCTCAGAGAAAGACTGCAGCTCGAGACTTCAGTTGAAAATTTGCAGACACAGGTTAGAGTTGGGTTAGCTAAGCTCGAAGAGTtaaaagagacaactgaaaaaCTGAAAGAGCACGAGGCAGAGATCAGCAGAAATGAGAAGTTTGAGTTTGAAGTCACTGTCACAAAGCCTTTTCAAAAAGACATTTCTGGTACTGGAAATTACATCACCAACTGTCAGCAGTGTCACGTCACCTGTCACTATCCCTGTAAAATACCCAATGATGCAGATAAGGCTGGCTGTGCTGCAATAGGACCAGATGGAAAATGTACTCAGTGTCGAGGCAAATGTTACTGGAATGTACATCATAATCAGAAGTACTCATGGGAGTATAAGGAGGTTAAAGAAAAACGAACAGTGACAGAGCTGAAAGAAAAGTACCTAAAGGCCAACAAGGAAAAGGCACCTGTTGAGGCACTGATTGGAAAGCTGAGGGCTGCATATGataatgtgcacacacaggtggtgaaatttatgGAGATGTCTGCTCAGTGTCTAAACAGACTTAAAGAGATAGCACTGAAGCCAGATCCTCTCTCCACTTCAGAGTACATTGACATGCTTATTGAGGGAGAGAAATCTGAGGCCAAGCCAGGCTGGAAGCAACGAGTTCAGTCCCTGATGGCCATGAGAGAAAACGCACAGCTCATGGCTAaagtaggaagaggagagaaactCCTCTGA
- the LOC144458297 gene encoding uncharacterized protein LOC144458297 translates to MTLWDYKDLEKDIRKRKKTKSAFEIVASESIQDKSSALNVEASLKASFLGGLVKVDGSAKYLNDQKASKNQTRVTVKYETTTKFQELSMNHLGRGNVKHPYVFDKGLATHVVTAILYGAQAFFVFDREVSEKKDQQDIEGNLKVMIKKIPKIVIEGEGSLKMEDKDRENVEKFSCRFFGDFSLQKPPTSFQDAVEVYQSLPKLLGANGENAVPVKVWLLPLTSFDSSAAKLVCQISIRLVHESQSVLEDFSELEMRCNDALRITTAQQFPQISKKIKTFKEMCSEFKLEFQRTLAKKLPAIRGGGEEEAELAEILKKRHSSPFNSKDLNEWMNCKEREIYTLKSFTNMMKNTKIVPSQNHLYKEIHSAEHAVCFVFTSLGSAEPFLSALSNYLTETPKPDEPRDAHTDDVEREQWYTSKEVLDAMSHKAKLFSDFAEANKENKNIKFLTVGSTNETQKGSSIYLYKDGFSVSENFEPPSKPETVTVTETNHKSVTLKISPPKFGAENITSYSVEYCVSGDDGWKQKTASEAEEVTVSDLSPNTEYMFRCRAVTSAGVGPANEVSGSIKTLPCSPPGKPQVEQYSSEISVSWEKPAEVGQNVHILSYIVEYAKKDNSLKEEDLQWSQKMAGAERVIISGLQPETEYVVRVRCDCGEAGGSKESITVTVCTTKSTPLTDFLKSISVKISSESPSVYKLPLDEEEMDIDGCRRFSCGKESTRKNCTIMLLGETGSGKSTLINAMINYIVGVDWEDNFRFKLIDEDQSRSQADSQTSEVTVYKINHQEGFEIPFSLTIVDTPGFGDARGTGRDKEITERIRRLFTSVNGVSEIVAVCFVTQASLARLNPTHRYVFDSVLSIFGNDVAENIQTLVTFADGKQPPVLEAINVSGLSCPKNDTELPVHFKFNNSALFADNRSSSDRACDEDSDDDDDNFDEMFWNMGARSMEKFFTALGKMRTKSLLMTQDVLQERKQLETAIEGFQQQIRAALAQLEESETTEDQTEEPETATTFNESFEIEVEVLKPVKKQLTKEGEYITNCQKCSMTCHYPCMIADDNEKRDCESIDRTGMCTVCPGKCIWSVHVNQTYRWDYVQVKEKQTLQELKDECKQATKEQRQKTEITYTAHSYDMIVSLMDQSAHSVTRLQEVALRPKPVITPEDIDMLIEGEKSEAKEGYQARIQSLEEVQTYVKIMSMVNGFPLFDSDSDSEPIMVSVCESDSEENQEKCKFM, encoded by the coding sequence ATGACACTGTGGGATTACAAAGACCTGGAAAAAGatataagaaaaagaaaaaaaactaaaagtgccTTTGAGATAGTTGCATCTGAATCAATTCAGGATAAATCTTCAGCACTAAATGTTGAAGCCTCTCTGAAAGCAAGTTTCTTGGGCGGACTGGTGAAGGTTGATGGATCAGCCAAATACCTGAACGATCAGAAGGCCTCCAAAAATCAGACCAGAGTAACAGTGAAATATGAAACTACCACAAAGTTTCAGGAACTGTCCATGAATCATCTTGGAAGAGGCAATGTGAAGCATCCATATGTCTTTGATAAAGGATTAGCAACACATGTAGTCACAGCTATTCTTTATGGGGCACAAGCCTTCTTTGTCTTTGACCGTGAAGTGTCCGAAAAGAAAGACCAACAAGACATTGAGGGCAACTTGAAGGTGATGATCAAGAAGATTCCCAAAATTGTGATAGAGGGTGAAGGTTCACTGAAAATGGAAGACAAGGACAGAGAAAATGTTGAGAAATTCTCCTGCAGATTCTTTGGAGACTTTTCCCTTCAGAAGCCTCCTACATCCTTTCAGGATGCGGTAGAGGTCTACCAAAGTCTGCCAAAATTGTTGGGAGCCAACGGAGAAAATGCCGTACCAGTGAAGGTCTGGCTGTTGCCACTGACGAGTTTTGATTCTTCTGCTGCAAAACTCGTGTGTCAGATAAGTATAAGATTAGTTCATGAATCACAGAGTGTCCTGGAGGACTTCAGTGAGCTGGAAATGAGGTGCAATGATGCACTGAGAATCACCACTGCACAGCAGTTCCCACAGATCAGCAAGAAGattaaaacttttaaagaaaTGTGCTCAGAGTTCAAGCTGGAATTCCAACGAACCTTGGCAAAGAAACTTCCAGCAAtccgaggaggaggagaagaggaagctgagcTCGCAGAGATCCTGAAGAAGAGACATTCTTCTCCTTTCAACAGCAAAGACCTGAACGAGTGGATGAActgtaaagagagagaaatctACACATTAAAGTCTTTCACCAACATGATGAAAAACACCAAGATCGTTCCATCTCAAAATCACCTCTACAAAGAAATTCACAGTGCAGAGCAtgcagtgtgttttgttttcacctCACTGGGAAGTGCCGAACCCTTCCTCTCAGCGTTATCAAACTACTTAACAGAAACACCCAAACCAGACGAACCTCGAGATGCACATACTGATGATGTAGAGAGGGAACAATGGTACACCTCAAAAGAAGTTTTAGATGCAATGAGTCACAAAGCAAAGCTCTTCAGTGACTTTGCAGAGGCCAACAAGGAGAACAAGAACATTAAGTTCTTAACAGTTGGTTCAACAAATGAGACACAGAAAGGTTCAAGCATCTACCTTTATAAAGACGGCTTTTCAGTCAGTGAGAACTTTGAGCCACCTTCAAAGCCTGAAACAGTGACAGTCACTGAAACAAACCACAAGAGTGTGACACTGAAGATTTCTCCACCAAAGTTTGGAGCAGAGAACATCACCTCCTACTCTGTTGAGTACTGTGTCAGTGGAGACGATGGATGGAAACAGAAGACGGCATCAGAAGCTGAAGAAGTCACAGTGAGTGATCTGAGTCCTAACACAGAGTACATGTTCAGGTGCAGAGCAGTGACCTCAGCAGGTGTTGGACCAGCCAATGAAGTCAGTGGTTCCATTAAAACCTTACCCTGCAGCCCTCCTGGGAAACCTCAAGTTGAACAATACTCAAGTGAGATATCAGTCAGCTGGGAGAAACCTGCTGAGGTTGGACAGAATGTCCACATTTTGAGCTACATCGTGGAGTACGCCAAAAAAGACAACAGTCTGAAAGAGGAAGATCTCCAATGGAGCCAAAAGATGGCAGGAGCTGAGAGGGTGATCATTTCAGGTCTTCAGCCAGAGACAGAATATGTTGTCAGGGTCAGATGTGATTGTGGTGAAGCTGGAGGAAGCAAAGAAAGCATCACTGTTACTGTCTGCACAACAAAATCTACACCCCTCACAGACTTCCTCAAAAGTATAAGTGTAAAGATAAGTTCTGAATCTCCCTCAGTTTACAAACTGCCTCTGGATGAAGAAGAAATGGACATAGATGGATGCCGAAGATTCAGCTGTGGCAAAGAAAGCACGAGGAAAAATTGCACAATAATGCTTCTTGGAGAGACTGGATCAGGAAAGTCCACTCTGATCAATGCAATGATCAACTACATTGTTGGTGTAGACTGGGAGGACAATTTCAGATTCAAACTGATTGATGAGGATCAGTCACGATCACAAGCTGACAGCCAGACCTCTGAAGTCACTGTGTACAAAATCAACCACCAGGAGGGGTTTGAAATCCCCTTTTCTCTGACCATTGTGGACACACCTGGGTTTGGGGATGCGAGAGGAACAGGAAGAGACAAAGAGATCACAGAGCGAATCCGAAGACTTTTCACGTCTGTTAATGGAGTCAGTGAGATTGTTGCAGTGTGTTTTGTTACACAGGCCTCTCTTGCACGACTAAATCCAACACATCGATATGTGTTTGACTCAGTGCTCTCCATATTTGGTAACGATGTGGCAGAGAACATTCAGACACTGGTGACTTTTgcagatggcaagcagccacCGGTTCTTGAGGCGATAAATGTCTCTGGGCTTTCATGTCCAAAGAATGACACTGAACTTCCAGTTCACTTCAAGTTCAACAACTCTGCATTGTTTGCAGACAACAGAAGCAGCAGTGACAGGGCCTGCGATGAAGACtctgacgatgatgatgacaacTTTGATGAAATGTTTTGGAATATGGGTGCCAGAAGCATGGAGAAGTTCTTCACTGCTTTGGGTAAAATGAGGACCAAAAGCTTGTTGATGACCCAAGATGTTCTACAAGAACGAAAGCAGCTTGAAACAGCCATTGAAGGTTTTCAGCAGCAAATTAGAGCTGCATTAGCACAACTTGAAGAAAGTGAGACAACAGAGGATCAGACTGAAGAGCCCGAAACAGCCACGACTTTCAATGAAAGCTTTGAGATTGAGGTGGAGGTTCTTAAGCCAGTCAAAAAACAGCTCACAAAGGAAGGAGAGTACATTACCAACTGCCAGAAGTGTTCAATGACATGCCATTACCCGTGTATGATAGCAGATGATAATGAAAAACGTGACTGTGAATCAATAGATAGAACAGGGATGTGCACTGTCTGCCCTGGAAAATGCATTTGGAGTGTGCATGTCAACCAGACATACAGATGGGACTATGTTCAAGTAAAAGAGAAGCAGACACTGCAAGAGCTCAAAGACGAATGCAAACAAGCTACAAAAGAACAGAGGCAAAAGACAGAGATCACTTACACAGCTCACTCTTACGACATGATCGTGTCCCTCATGGATCAGTCAGCTCACTCTGTAACTCGTCTGCAAGAGGTCGCCCTGAGGCCTAAACCTGTGATCACTCCAGAGGACATCGACATGCTGATTGAAGGGGAAAAGTCAGAAGCCAAAGAAGGTTACCAGGCTCGAATTCAGTCTTTGGAGGAAGTGCAGACCTATGTAAAAATCATGTCCATGGTAAATGGATTTCCACTCTTTGACTCTGATTCGGATTCTGAGCCTATTATGGTGTCTGTTTGTGAGTCTGACTCTGAGGAAAACCAGGAGAAGTGCAAATTCATGTAG
- the LOC117245762 gene encoding uncharacterized protein LOC117245762 isoform X2, whose amino-acid sequence MKEIISKGDAELAPPASHGETVWYIPHHGVYHPRKPGKLRVVFDCSAKYRGIALNDTLLTGPDLINSLVGVLCRFRKDAVAVVCDIEKMFHQFSVSPEGCNYLRFLWWEDGQLEREPQEYRMTVHLFGAASSPGCANFGLKYLAQQHKADYLAASAFLEKSFYVDDRLISVSSAKEAKELIVEAQELCKRAGLRLHKFDSNQREVLSCLAISERAPTTDSVNFNPNAIPEGEVLGIQRSVSNDTLSFNINAKDFPPTRRGVLSAVASLYDPLGFVAPFTLTGKCILQELCHRGIGWDDSLPENLCPRWEEWKNGLQRLKEVIIPRCYCPQDFGNISKVELHHFSDASNTGYGACSFLRYKNDNNKVHCSLVMAKARVAPTKVTSVPRLELSAAVTLVRMSVMLKNELEMKIDEEFFWTDSQVLLAYINNEARRFHVFVANRVQLIRENTNPSQWHYVDTAQNPADHTSRGLRVVDISLTNWLSGPKFLWQPEVLSISDPPTELLVGDPEVKAAQVFTTKVNVGKDILSRLKRFSNWITLVKVVARIKRLGSQRKHPGDLLTVKERNEAAEVIIKLVQE is encoded by the coding sequence ATGAAAGAAATTATAAGCAAAGGTGATGCAGAGCTTGCCCCCCCTGCTTCTCATGGAGAGACTGTGTGGTACATCCCTCATCATGGGGTGTACCACCCCAGAAAGCCGGGCAAATTGAGGGTCGTTTTTGACTGCTCAGCGAAGTATCGTGGTATTGCTCTTAACGACACTCTTCTGACTGGCCCAGACCTAATAAACTCATTAGTTGGAGTTTTGTGTCGGTTTAGAAAGGATGCAGTTGCTGTGGTCTGTGACATTGAAAAGATGTTCCACCAATTCAGTGTGTCACCTGAAGGGTGTAACTATTTGAGGTTTCTATGGTGGGAGGACGGGCAGTTGGAGAGGGAGCCTCAAGAATACAGAATGACTGTCCATCTCTTTGGTGCTGCCTCTTCCCCAGGATGTGCCAATTTCGGTCTGAAGTACCTGGCACAGCAACACAAAGCGGACTACCTTGCAGCATCAGCCTTCCTGGAAAAGAGCTTTTATGTGGACGATAGGCTTATCAGTGTATCTTCAGCCAAGGAAGCCAAGGAACTGATTGTCGAAGCACAGGAGCTGTGTAAACGTGCAGGGCTACGCCTTCATAAATTTGATTCAAATCAAAGGGAAGTGCTCTCCTGTTTAGCCATCTCAGAAAGAGCACCAACCACTGACTCAGTCAACTTCAATCCAAATGCGATCCCAGAAGGAGAAGTACTCGGCATTCAGCGGTCAGTGAGTAATGACACTTTGAGCTTTAATATCAATGCCAAGGACTTTCCCCCAACTCGTCGTGGTGTCCTGTCAGCTGTTGCCTCTTTGTACGACCCACTTGGTTTTGTTGCCCCATTCACTTTAACTGGGAAGTGTATTCTACAAGAGCTGTGTCACAGAGGCATTGGATGGGATGATTCACTTCCTGAAAACTTGTGTCCACGGTGGGAGGAGTGGAAGAATGGTCTTCAGAGATTGAAGGAAGTTATCATACCTAGATGCTACTGCCCTCAAGATTTTGGTAACATCAGCAAGGTTGAATTGCACCACTTTTCAGATGCCAGTAATACAGGATATGGAGCCTGCTCCTTCCTAAGATATAagaatgacaacaacaaagttCACTGCAGTCTTGTCATGGCTAAGGCAAGGGTCGCACCCACTAAGGTTACAAGTGTTCCAAGACTGGAACTCTCTGCAGCGGTCACATTGGTCAGGATGAGTGTGATGCTGAAGAATGAGCTTGAGATGAAAATTGATGAAGAATTTTTCTGGACTGACTCTCAGGTGCTGCTGGCGTACATCAACAATGAGGCTCGAAGGTTTCATGTGTTTGTCGCGAATCGGGTTCAACTAATTAGGGAAAACACAAACCCCAGTCAGTGGCACTATGTTGACACAGCGCAGAATCCAGCCGACCACACTTCCAGGGGCCTTCGGGTGGTAGACATCTCCTTAACCAACTGGCTGTCAGGGCCCAAGTTTTTGTGGCAACCTGAAGTGCTCTCTATATCCGACCCTCCTACGGAGCTGCTAGTTGGTGACCCTGAAGTCAAGGCAGCGCAAGTGTTTACCACCAAGGTCAATGTGGGTAAGGATATTCTAAGCCGACTGAAGCGGTTTTCCAACTGGATAACGCTTGTCAAGGTGGTTGCAAGAATTAAAAGACTGGGGTCCCAGAGGAAACATCCTGGAGACCTTTTGACAGTCAAGGAACGTAATGAAGCAGCTGAGGTGATCATTAAACTGGTTCAAGAGTAG